A genomic segment from Acuticoccus sediminis encodes:
- a CDS encoding universal stress protein, whose translation MFKRILVPCDGSTHASQALEKAVELQKLTGSELLLLTVYRHYSYLESTFSMVRPSEPESMDDVMREYAEDIGRKTKERAIALGADRPRGFVKNGPVARSIVAFAEEHGCDLVVIGKRGLGSIEEYLLGSVSHKVTGLARCPVLVV comes from the coding sequence GTGTTCAAACGCATCCTGGTTCCGTGCGACGGATCCACCCACGCGAGCCAGGCCTTGGAGAAGGCCGTGGAGCTGCAAAAGCTGACGGGAAGCGAACTGCTGCTGCTCACCGTCTACCGCCACTACAGCTACCTCGAGAGCACCTTCTCGATGGTGCGTCCGAGCGAACCGGAATCGATGGACGACGTGATGCGCGAGTACGCCGAGGACATCGGCCGCAAGACCAAGGAGCGGGCGATCGCTCTCGGCGCCGACCGTCCGCGCGGGTTCGTCAAGAACGGCCCCGTCGCGCGGTCGATCGTCGCCTTCGCGGAGGAGCACGGCTGCGACCTCGTCGTGATCGGCAAGCGGGGCCTCGGCTCCATCGAGGAGTATCTGCTGGGCAGCGTCTCCCACAAGGTCACCGGCCTCGCCCGTTGCCCGGTTCTCGTGGTCTGA
- the dctP gene encoding TRAP transporter substrate-binding protein DctP — MTKLFSRAIGGASVLAIMLVAQSANAATWRYAFEEALEEVQGKFAQKFKEEIEANTDHTVQLFPFGTLGESDDIMEQAQSGILNFVDQSPGFTGALIPEAQVFFVPYLLPQDQDTLNEFFRSSVAINEMFPKLYAEQGLQLLTMFPEGEVCMTTQDPVHSPDDLNEVKFRVMTNPLLVESYKAFGATPTPLPWGEVYGALQTGIIQGQENPGFFLESTKMYEVTDVITCIGHNNFTTAVMANKDFYDGLSEDDQKAIDAAIEASFDYILDYQQGLQDESLEKIKEAKPEMQINILSEDERKPFMETAGDVEDAFIEMTGDGGEEILNQMKKDLATAEQATQ; from the coding sequence ATGACCAAGCTGTTCAGCCGAGCCATCGGCGGAGCGAGCGTGCTCGCCATCATGTTGGTGGCCCAGTCCGCCAACGCCGCCACCTGGCGCTACGCCTTCGAGGAGGCGCTCGAGGAGGTGCAGGGCAAGTTCGCCCAGAAGTTCAAGGAAGAGATCGAGGCGAACACCGATCACACGGTGCAGCTCTTCCCCTTCGGCACGCTCGGCGAATCCGACGACATCATGGAACAGGCGCAGTCCGGCATCCTGAACTTCGTCGACCAGTCGCCGGGCTTCACGGGCGCGCTCATCCCCGAGGCGCAGGTCTTCTTCGTCCCCTACCTCCTGCCGCAGGACCAGGACACGCTGAACGAGTTCTTCCGCTCGTCGGTCGCCATCAACGAGATGTTCCCCAAGCTCTACGCCGAGCAGGGCCTGCAGCTCCTGACGATGTTCCCGGAAGGCGAGGTCTGCATGACCACGCAGGACCCGGTCCACTCGCCGGACGACCTCAACGAGGTGAAGTTCCGCGTGATGACCAACCCGCTGCTGGTCGAGAGCTACAAGGCCTTCGGCGCGACGCCGACGCCGCTCCCCTGGGGCGAAGTCTACGGCGCGCTGCAGACCGGCATCATCCAGGGCCAGGAGAACCCGGGCTTCTTCCTCGAGTCCACGAAGATGTACGAGGTGACGGACGTCATCACCTGCATCGGCCACAACAACTTCACCACCGCGGTGATGGCCAACAAGGACTTCTACGACGGCCTCTCCGAGGATGACCAGAAGGCCATCGACGCCGCCATCGAGGCCTCCTTCGACTACATCCTCGACTACCAGCAGGGTCTTCAGGACGAGTCGCTCGAGAAGATCAAGGAAGCCAAGCCGGAGATGCAGATCAACATCCTCTCCGAAGACGAGCGCAAGCCCTTCATGGAGACCGCCGGCGACGTCGAGGACGCCTTCATCGAGATGACCGGCGACGGGGGCGAGGAGATCCTGAACCAGATGAAGAAGGACCTCGCGACCGCCGAACAGGCGACCCAGTAG
- a CDS encoding TRAP transporter small permease: MSETPVATDNAPAPKTKDLGDDVSALPGVLGIVDLAIARMEAVFLALGVLLMALNTVSNVVSRYVFNESLYFSEELNQILIILITFAGISYAARHGRHIRMSAIYDQLPPPARKWLMVLIASVTAVFMFGLCYFAFSYLQTQMSRGRVLPALQIPIWWTVVWLPLGFFMTGVQYLLTAIKNIIEPDVYLSTSVLEGYGDDELEI; this comes from the coding sequence ATGAGTGAGACGCCGGTAGCCACGGACAATGCGCCCGCGCCGAAGACGAAGGACCTGGGCGACGACGTCTCGGCCCTGCCCGGCGTCCTCGGCATCGTCGACCTCGCGATCGCCAGGATGGAGGCCGTATTCCTCGCCCTCGGCGTGCTGCTGATGGCGCTCAACACCGTGTCGAACGTCGTCAGCCGTTACGTCTTCAACGAGAGCCTCTACTTCTCCGAAGAGCTCAACCAGATCCTCATCATCCTGATCACCTTCGCCGGCATCTCCTACGCCGCGCGGCACGGTCGGCACATCCGCATGTCGGCGATCTACGACCAGCTTCCGCCGCCCGCGCGCAAGTGGCTGATGGTGCTGATCGCCAGCGTCACGGCCGTCTTCATGTTCGGCCTCTGCTATTTCGCCTTCAGCTACCTGCAGACGCAGATGAGCCGCGGCCGCGTGCTGCCCGCCCTGCAGATCCCGATCTGGTGGACCGTCGTCTGGCTCCCCCTCGGGTTCTTCATGACGGGCGTCCAATACCTGCTGACGGCCATCAAGAACATCATCGAACCCGACGTCTACCTCTCCACATCGGTGCTGGAAGGGTACGGCGACGACGAGCTGGAGATCTGA
- the doeB gene encoding N(2)-acetyl-L-2,4-diaminobutanoate deacetylase DoeB, translated as MSLAHNPIVPSVPFDEDGKHHGYLRLPYSRNDSAWGSVMIPITVIKNGHGPTALLTGGNHGDEYEGPIALQALCHELETEDVTGRVIIVPFMNHPAFLAGTRVSPLDNGNLNRLFPGRPDGTPTEKIADYFIRTLVPMADIVLDFHSGGKTLEFVPFAAAHVLDDAEHQTRCVAAMMAFNAPYSMTLREIDAVGMFDTSVEGLGKTFISTEIYGGGTASARSARIARKGTVNTLKHAGILKGEPDMAPSMAIDTTPAGCYHFAELTGMMEPLLDLGETVSEGDALMRIWLTTITGEPPLTVRSKRDGILAGRHFPGLVKLGDCLAVVASPVEA; from the coding sequence ATGAGCCTCGCGCACAATCCCATCGTGCCCAGCGTGCCGTTCGACGAGGACGGCAAGCACCACGGCTACCTGCGCCTGCCCTACAGCCGCAACGACTCGGCCTGGGGCTCGGTGATGATCCCGATCACCGTGATCAAGAACGGCCACGGCCCGACCGCCCTCCTCACCGGCGGCAACCACGGCGACGAGTACGAGGGGCCGATCGCCCTGCAGGCGCTGTGTCACGAGCTCGAGACCGAGGACGTGACGGGCCGCGTGATCATTGTCCCGTTCATGAACCACCCGGCCTTCCTGGCGGGGACGCGCGTGTCGCCGCTCGACAACGGCAATCTCAACCGCCTCTTCCCCGGCCGGCCGGACGGGACGCCGACGGAGAAGATCGCCGACTACTTCATCCGCACGCTCGTGCCGATGGCCGACATCGTCCTCGACTTCCACTCGGGCGGCAAGACGCTCGAGTTCGTGCCCTTCGCGGCCGCGCACGTGCTCGACGATGCCGAGCATCAGACCCGCTGCGTGGCCGCCATGATGGCCTTCAACGCCCCCTACTCGATGACGCTGCGCGAGATCGACGCCGTCGGCATGTTCGACACCTCTGTCGAGGGTCTCGGCAAGACGTTCATCTCGACCGAGATCTACGGCGGCGGCACCGCTTCGGCCCGGTCCGCGCGGATCGCCCGCAAGGGGACGGTCAACACGCTGAAGCACGCCGGCATCCTGAAGGGCGAGCCGGACATGGCGCCCTCGATGGCGATCGATACCACGCCGGCCGGCTGCTACCACTTCGCCGAACTGACCGGGATGATGGAGCCCCTCCTCGATCTCGGCGAGACAGTGAGCGAGGGGGACGCGCTGATGCGCATCTGGCTTACCACGATCACCGGCGAGCCGCCGCTCACCGTGCGTTCGAAGCGCGACGGCATCCTCGCCGGCCGGCACTTCCCGGGCCTCGTCAAGCTCGGCGACTGCCTCGCGGTCGTGGCGAGCCCGGTGGAGGCCTGA
- the eutC gene encoding ectoine utilization protein EutC, whose amino-acid sequence MPTVTLLSQAELKSLVPLDADAVTCVEEAFATLARGGVAMPPILSMAIPEHNGEIDVKTAYVPGLPAFAVKMSPGFFDNPARGLPSTSGLMVVFSSETGEVRAMLLDNGYLTDVRTAAAGAVAARHLAREDASTAAIIGTGLQAELQLRALTLVRPIRTARIWGRSAEKAERLAAAAAALGLEAEAAPSAEAAIRGADIVVTTTPATEPLVAAAWLEPGQHLTAMGSDQHHKCEIEPACLARATYVPDRLAQTRILGELRSAIAAGVVDADATFPELGDVIIGRAPGRRHAGDITIADLTGTGVQDTAIATLALERAALHKTGTRLAT is encoded by the coding sequence ATGCCGACCGTCACCCTCCTCAGCCAGGCCGAACTGAAGTCGCTCGTCCCGCTGGACGCCGACGCGGTGACGTGCGTCGAGGAGGCCTTCGCGACGCTCGCCCGCGGCGGTGTCGCGATGCCGCCGATCCTCTCCATGGCGATCCCCGAGCATAACGGCGAGATCGACGTGAAGACCGCCTACGTGCCGGGCCTGCCCGCCTTCGCGGTGAAGATGTCGCCGGGCTTCTTCGACAATCCCGCCAGGGGACTGCCCTCGACGTCGGGCCTGATGGTGGTCTTCTCGTCCGAGACCGGCGAGGTCCGGGCCATGCTGCTCGACAACGGGTACCTCACGGATGTGCGCACCGCCGCCGCCGGGGCCGTCGCCGCACGCCACCTCGCGCGCGAGGACGCCTCGACGGCGGCCATCATCGGCACCGGCCTCCAGGCGGAGTTGCAGCTGCGGGCGCTGACCCTGGTCCGGCCGATCCGCACGGCCCGGATCTGGGGCCGCTCGGCGGAGAAGGCGGAGCGCCTCGCCGCGGCCGCCGCCGCGCTCGGCCTCGAGGCCGAAGCGGCGCCTTCCGCCGAGGCGGCGATCCGCGGGGCCGACATCGTCGTGACCACGACGCCCGCCACGGAACCGCTCGTCGCCGCGGCATGGCTGGAGCCGGGCCAGCACCTGACCGCGATGGGCTCGGACCAGCACCACAAGTGCGAGATCGAGCCGGCCTGCCTCGCCCGCGCGACCTACGTCCCCGACCGCCTCGCCCAGACCCGCATCCTCGGCGAGCTGCGCAGCGCCATCGCCGCCGGCGTGGTCGACGCCGACGCCACGTTCCCGGAACTCGGCGACGTCATCATCGGCCGCGCGCCCGGCCGGCGCCATGCCGGGGACATCACCATCGCGGACCTCACCGGAACCGGTGTACAGGACACCGCCATCGCGACCCTCGCCCTGGAGCGCGCGGCGCTCCACAAGACCGGTACCCGTCTTGCCACCTGA
- the eutB gene encoding hydroxyectoine utilization dehydratase EutB translates to MSITVDDVLAARARIAGTIRATPVEPSPSLTERAGQPVNLKLEHHQRSGSFKLRGAANAILKLSDAEKARGVVAVSTGNHGRGVARAARENGVRAVVCMSRLVPRNKLDAIRAEGAEVVITGRSQDEAQVEADRLAAGGMVMIPPFDHADIIAGQATLGLEIVEAMPEVETVLVQLSGGGLIAGVALAAKARRPGVRVVGISMERGAAMHASLAAGHPVEVEEMPTLADSLGGGIGLRNRYTFRMVRDLVDEVVLLTEDEIAAGIRHAYFAERQIVEGSGAVGIAALLADKVRLAGPAMVVLSGGNIDMTLHHRVVSGETVDVAAAAA, encoded by the coding sequence ATGAGCATCACCGTCGACGACGTGCTGGCGGCGCGCGCGCGGATCGCCGGCACGATCCGCGCCACGCCGGTCGAGCCTTCGCCCAGCCTCACCGAGAGGGCCGGGCAGCCGGTGAACCTCAAGCTGGAGCACCATCAGCGCTCCGGCTCCTTCAAGCTGCGCGGTGCGGCGAACGCGATCCTGAAGCTGTCCGACGCGGAGAAGGCGCGCGGCGTCGTCGCCGTCTCCACCGGAAACCACGGACGCGGCGTCGCGCGGGCCGCGCGCGAGAACGGGGTGCGCGCGGTGGTCTGCATGTCGCGGCTGGTGCCGCGGAACAAGCTGGACGCGATCCGCGCAGAGGGCGCCGAGGTCGTCATCACCGGCCGCAGCCAGGACGAGGCGCAGGTCGAGGCCGACCGCCTCGCCGCCGGGGGCATGGTGATGATCCCGCCCTTCGACCACGCCGACATCATCGCCGGTCAGGCGACGCTGGGCCTCGAGATCGTGGAGGCGATGCCGGAGGTCGAGACGGTCCTGGTCCAGCTCTCCGGCGGCGGCCTCATCGCGGGCGTCGCGCTCGCCGCGAAGGCGCGGCGGCCCGGGGTTCGGGTCGTCGGCATCTCCATGGAGCGCGGCGCGGCGATGCACGCGAGCCTCGCCGCCGGCCATCCCGTCGAGGTGGAAGAAATGCCGACGCTCGCCGACAGCCTCGGCGGCGGCATCGGCCTCCGGAACCGCTACACGTTCCGGATGGTGCGCGACCTCGTCGACGAGGTGGTGCTCCTCACCGAGGACGAGATCGCCGCCGGCATCCGCCACGCCTATTTCGCCGAACGGCAGATCGTGGAGGGGTCCGGCGCGGTCGGCATCGCCGCCCTGCTGGCGGACAAGGTGCGGCTCGCCGGCCCGGCGATGGTGGTACTGTCCGGTGGCAACATCGACATGACGCTCCACCACCGCGTCGTCTCCGGCGAGACGGTGGACGTCGCCGCGGCCGCCGCCTGA
- a CDS encoding aspartate/glutamate racemase family protein: MTAVAPSPVAVRLDPEPVRRIGLIALSTDLTSERDAARLLPPGVAMHTTRVPFENPTTPATLRRLADGLTDAADLLVPGLALEAIIFSCTAASATIGDGEVARRIGVARPDVPVVTPPDAAVDAFAALGVSRIAMLTPYLPETTEPMVAYFEGRGIAVATAHCLGLADDREMGRVDHATILAAGEAADCVGAEALFVSCTALPAIGVIDQLEARLGKPVVSSNQASFWRALGHAGVTVRGPGRLFDTPVAVPA; encoded by the coding sequence ATGACCGCCGTCGCCCCCTCACCCGTTGCCGTGCGGCTCGACCCGGAGCCGGTGCGCCGCATCGGCCTCATCGCCCTCTCGACCGACCTCACCAGCGAGCGCGACGCCGCGCGCCTCCTGCCGCCCGGCGTCGCGATGCACACGACGCGGGTGCCGTTCGAGAACCCGACGACGCCGGCGACGCTGCGCCGCCTCGCCGATGGTCTGACCGACGCTGCGGACCTTCTCGTGCCGGGCCTCGCGCTGGAGGCGATCATCTTCAGCTGTACCGCCGCCTCGGCCACCATCGGCGACGGCGAGGTCGCCCGGCGCATCGGCGTCGCGCGGCCGGACGTCCCCGTGGTGACGCCGCCCGACGCGGCCGTCGACGCCTTCGCCGCGCTGGGCGTGTCGCGCATCGCCATGCTGACGCCCTACCTTCCCGAGACCACCGAGCCGATGGTCGCGTACTTCGAGGGGCGCGGCATCGCCGTCGCCACCGCCCACTGCCTCGGCCTCGCGGACGACCGGGAGATGGGCCGGGTCGACCACGCCACCATCCTCGCCGCGGGCGAGGCGGCCGACTGCGTCGGCGCCGAGGCGCTGTTCGTGTCCTGCACCGCGCTCCCGGCGATCGGTGTCATCGACCAGCTCGAGGCACGGCTCGGCAAGCCCGTCGTCTCCTCGAACCAGGCGAGCTTCTGGCGCGCGCTCGGCCACGCCGGCGTCACGGTGCGCGGTCCCGGCCGCCTCTTCGACACGCCGGTCGCGGTCCCGGCATGA
- a CDS encoding Lrp/AsnC family transcriptional regulator: MPEKPPAIALDDRDIKILSILSTEGRIAKAELARRVNLSAAPCWERLNRLEAAGVIRRYRAEIALARIAPSVTVFVMVELEHHRAESFQVFERTVARHEEIVGCWALGGGFDYLMSVVTASIDSYQRLIDQLLECNIGLKRYFTYIVTKEVKAGSPPLAALLTGRPTI; encoded by the coding sequence ATGCCGGAGAAGCCGCCCGCGATCGCACTCGACGACCGCGACATCAAGATCCTCTCGATCCTGTCGACCGAAGGCCGGATCGCCAAAGCCGAGCTCGCGCGCCGCGTGAACCTGTCGGCCGCGCCGTGCTGGGAGCGGCTCAACCGGCTGGAGGCGGCCGGCGTGATCCGCCGCTACCGGGCGGAGATCGCGCTCGCCAGGATCGCCCCGTCCGTCACCGTCTTCGTCATGGTCGAGCTGGAGCACCACCGCGCCGAAAGCTTCCAGGTCTTCGAGCGCACCGTCGCCCGGCACGAGGAGATCGTCGGCTGCTGGGCGCTCGGCGGCGGGTTCGACTACCTGATGAGCGTCGTCACCGCCTCGATCGACAGCTACCAGCGGCTGATCGACCAGCTGCTGGAGTGCAACATCGGCCTCAAGCGCTACTTCACCTACATCGTCACCAAGGAAGTGAAAGCCGGATCCCCGCCGCTCGCGGCCCTGCTCACGGGCCGGCCAACGATCTGA
- a CDS encoding PLP-dependent aminotransferase family protein, whose translation MPIWPPAPGSLKRPAYRSLAQTVIDAVSAGELSPGTKLPPHRTLAYELGVSVQTVSRAYEELARLGVVSGEVGRGSFVRAASGDPRTPWHRIDGSEHVIDLSMLSPSLSKTHARRFAATLTEIAGDMPDPVAFSFRPTATLQTHIRHAVRWLAHCGVDAEPDRVIPTNGNTSAMTVALMAAAAPGDLVVTEEMGHHTLKALTGSLGMRLMGLAVDGEGLRPDALERACRIGPVKAVFLMPEGLGPLALRMGEERRRAIAAVCRRFDVTIIESDAWGPLQADRAPPLASFAPERTFYLTGLTKCCLPGLRIGWLVAPERMATGARTRHLVTSWMATALMAEIASRWLADGTASELVRWQRAAMGARNHVARQILGPHGISTTPNGLHVWLPLRAPWQEDAFVALARHHGVAVAGGSAFAIDETTRHRGVRICLGPSDSKSLERGLQIVARLAISEPELAHLAY comes from the coding sequence ATGCCAATTTGGCCGCCTGCTCCCGGGTCGCTCAAGCGCCCGGCCTACCGCTCCCTGGCACAGACCGTGATCGACGCGGTCTCGGCGGGGGAGCTGTCGCCCGGCACGAAGCTGCCGCCGCACCGGACGCTCGCCTACGAACTCGGCGTCAGCGTCCAGACCGTGAGCCGCGCCTACGAGGAACTCGCGCGCCTCGGCGTGGTGTCGGGCGAAGTCGGCCGCGGCAGCTTCGTTCGCGCCGCGAGCGGTGATCCGCGCACCCCGTGGCACCGGATCGACGGATCCGAGCACGTCATCGACCTGTCGATGCTGTCCCCGTCGCTGAGCAAGACTCATGCCAGGCGCTTCGCCGCGACCCTCACCGAGATCGCCGGCGACATGCCCGATCCCGTCGCCTTCTCGTTCCGCCCGACGGCGACGCTGCAGACGCACATCCGCCACGCCGTGCGCTGGCTCGCCCACTGCGGGGTCGACGCCGAGCCCGACCGCGTCATCCCCACCAACGGCAACACCAGCGCGATGACGGTCGCGCTGATGGCGGCGGCCGCGCCCGGCGACCTCGTCGTCACCGAGGAGATGGGCCACCACACGCTGAAGGCGCTGACGGGTAGCCTCGGCATGCGCCTCATGGGCCTCGCGGTGGACGGCGAGGGCCTTCGGCCGGACGCGCTGGAGCGGGCCTGCCGGATCGGCCCGGTGAAGGCGGTGTTCCTGATGCCGGAGGGGCTGGGCCCCCTCGCGCTTCGCATGGGTGAGGAGCGGCGCCGGGCGATCGCCGCGGTCTGCCGGCGCTTCGACGTAACGATCATCGAGAGCGATGCCTGGGGCCCGCTGCAGGCGGACCGCGCGCCACCGCTCGCCTCATTCGCCCCGGAGCGGACCTTCTACCTGACCGGCCTCACCAAGTGCTGCCTCCCGGGGCTGCGGATCGGCTGGCTGGTGGCGCCGGAGCGGATGGCGACCGGCGCCCGCACGCGCCACCTCGTCACGAGCTGGATGGCGACCGCGCTGATGGCGGAGATCGCCTCGCGCTGGCTGGCCGACGGCACGGCGAGCGAGCTGGTGCGCTGGCAGCGCGCGGCCATGGGCGCCCGCAACCACGTCGCGCGGCAGATCCTCGGCCCCCACGGCATCAGCACGACGCCGAACGGGCTGCACGTCTGGCTGCCGCTGCGCGCGCCCTGGCAGGAGGACGCCTTCGTCGCCCTCGCCCGCCACCACGGCGTCGCCGTCGCCGGCGGCTCGGCCTTCGCAATCGACGAGACGACCCGCCATCGCGGCGTACGCATCTGCCTCGGCCCGTCGGACAGCAAGAGCCTGGAGCGGGGACTGCAGATCGTCGCCCGCCTCGCAATCAGCGAGCCCGAATTGGCTCACTTGGCGTACTAA
- a CDS encoding TRAP transporter large permease codes for MALTIFSVMIGLLLIGFPMMIPLISGATLGFVLIFGGLGQMETMVQQMLAGIRPASLIAVPMFIFAADIMTRGRSANRLIDMVMAFVGHIRGGLAVSTAAACTMFGAVSGSTQATVVAVGSPLRPRMLEAGYKDSFVLALIVNASDIAFLIPPSIGMIIYGVVSNTSIAELFIAGVGPGLLILVLFSAYSIIYAKLQDVPTERPATWGERARAVQAALWPLGFPVIIIGGIYGGVFSPTEAAAACVLYALILELLIFRSIDVAEVWETAKSTGLITAVVFILIGAGAAFSYVISFAQIPQAILGSIGIDGMSGIGVLFVISIAFFIGCMFVDPIVVILILVPIFAPVVKSAGLDPVLVGTIVTLQVAIGSATPPFGCDIFTAIAVFKRPYMEVIRGTPPFIMILLGVSVALIFFPQIALFLRDLAFAD; via the coding sequence ATGGCCCTCACGATCTTTTCCGTCATGATCGGCCTCCTCCTCATCGGCTTCCCGATGATGATCCCGTTGATCTCCGGCGCCACGCTGGGTTTCGTGCTGATCTTCGGCGGCCTCGGGCAGATGGAGACGATGGTGCAGCAGATGCTCGCCGGCATCCGCCCGGCGTCGCTGATCGCGGTGCCGATGTTCATCTTCGCCGCCGACATCATGACGCGCGGGCGCTCCGCCAACCGGCTGATCGACATGGTGATGGCGTTCGTCGGCCACATCCGCGGCGGCCTCGCGGTCTCGACGGCGGCGGCGTGCACCATGTTCGGCGCCGTCTCCGGCTCGACACAGGCGACCGTCGTCGCCGTCGGCTCGCCGCTGCGGCCGCGGATGCTGGAGGCCGGCTACAAGGACTCGTTCGTCCTCGCCCTCATCGTCAACGCGTCGGACATCGCATTCCTGATCCCCCCGTCCATCGGCATGATCATCTACGGCGTGGTGTCGAACACCTCGATCGCCGAGCTCTTCATCGCCGGCGTCGGGCCGGGCCTCCTCATCCTGGTGCTCTTCTCGGCCTACTCCATCATCTACGCGAAGCTGCAGGACGTGCCGACGGAGCGGCCCGCCACGTGGGGCGAGCGGGCCCGCGCCGTGCAGGCGGCGCTCTGGCCGCTCGGCTTCCCGGTGATCATCATCGGGGGCATCTACGGCGGCGTCTTCTCGCCGACCGAGGCGGCGGCGGCCTGCGTCCTCTACGCGCTGATCCTGGAGCTGCTGATCTTCCGGTCCATCGACGTGGCCGAGGTGTGGGAGACGGCGAAGTCCACCGGGCTGATCACCGCCGTCGTCTTCATCCTCATCGGCGCGGGCGCGGCCTTCTCCTACGTGATCTCCTTCGCGCAGATCCCCCAGGCGATCCTCGGCTCGATCGGGATCGACGGGATGAGCGGGATCGGCGTCCTCTTCGTGATCTCGATCGCCTTCTTCATCGGCTGCATGTTCGTCGACCCGATCGTGGTGATCCTCATCCTGGTGCCGATCTTCGCGCCGGTGGTGAAGTCGGCCGGCCTCGACCCGGTGCTGGTCGGCACGATCGTGACGCTGCAGGTGGCGATCGGCTCGGCGACGCCACCGTTCGGATGCGACATCTTCACCGCCATCGCGGTCTTCAAGCGGCCGTACATGGAGGTGATCCGGGGGACGCCGCCGTTCATCATGATCCTGCTCGGCGTCTCCGTCGCGCTGATCTTCTTCCCGCAGATCGCGCTCTTCCTGCGTGACCTGGCGTTCGCGGACTGA
- the doeA gene encoding ectoine hydrolase DoeA (DoeA (degradation of ectoine A) is also called EutD (ectoine utilization D).) has translation MTKDPTTIVPRLHFEPAEFEARIAKTRAAMERAGVDAIVVSDPSNMAWLTGYDGWSFYVHQCVVLGLAFDPFWFGREQDAQGAYRTVFMGADNVIGYADHYVQSEVRHPMEVLAADLATRGLSAGTVGVEMDNYWFSARAFATLQKGLPDATFTDTTGLVNWQRAVKSPQELAYMRTAARIVERMHKRIAEVIEPGMRKCDLVADIYDAALRYDPEIGAGGDYPAIVPLLPSGSDAAAPHLTWDDRPMKSGEATFFEIAGVYNRYHCPLSRTVSLGAPSEALKRTEEAVLEGMEKGLAAARAGNLCEDVANAFFAVLRKYGIEKNNRTGYPIGISYPPDWGERTMSLRPGDKTVLEPNMTFHFMTGIWAGDYGLEITESIVIGEGGPECLANVERALVVK, from the coding sequence ATGACCAAGGACCCGACCACCATCGTCCCCCGGCTCCACTTCGAGCCCGCCGAATTCGAAGCGCGGATCGCCAAGACCCGCGCCGCGATGGAGCGGGCCGGCGTCGACGCCATCGTCGTTTCCGATCCCTCCAACATGGCCTGGCTGACCGGTTACGACGGCTGGTCCTTCTACGTGCACCAGTGCGTCGTCCTGGGCCTCGCCTTCGACCCCTTCTGGTTCGGCCGCGAGCAGGACGCGCAGGGCGCCTACCGCACCGTCTTCATGGGCGCCGACAACGTGATCGGCTACGCCGACCACTACGTGCAGTCCGAGGTGCGCCACCCGATGGAGGTGCTGGCCGCCGACCTCGCGACGCGCGGCCTCTCGGCCGGCACCGTCGGCGTCGAGATGGACAATTACTGGTTCTCCGCCCGCGCCTTCGCGACATTGCAGAAGGGCCTGCCCGACGCGACGTTCACGGACACGACCGGCCTCGTGAACTGGCAGCGCGCGGTGAAGAGCCCGCAGGAGCTCGCCTACATGCGCACCGCCGCGCGGATCGTCGAGCGGATGCACAAGCGCATCGCCGAGGTCATCGAGCCGGGGATGCGCAAGTGCGACCTCGTCGCCGACATCTACGACGCGGCGCTGCGCTACGACCCGGAGATCGGTGCCGGCGGCGACTACCCCGCCATCGTGCCGCTGCTGCCGTCCGGCTCGGACGCGGCGGCGCCGCACCTCACCTGGGACGACCGGCCCATGAAGTCCGGCGAGGCGACGTTCTTCGAGATCGCCGGCGTCTACAACCGGTACCACTGCCCGCTGAGCCGCACCGTGTCGCTGGGCGCGCCGAGCGAGGCGCTGAAGCGCACCGAGGAGGCGGTGCTGGAGGGCATGGAGAAGGGCCTCGCCGCCGCCAGGGCCGGCAACCTGTGCGAGGATGTCGCCAACGCCTTCTTCGCTGTCCTGCGAAAGTACGGGATCGAGAAGAACAACCGCACCGGCTACCCCATCGGGATCTCCTATCCCCCCGACTGGGGCGAGCGCACGATGAGCCTGCGCCCCGGCGACAAGACCGTCCTCGAGCCGAACATGACGTTCCACTTCATGACCGGCATCTGGGCCGGCGACTACGGCCTCGAGATCACCGAGAGCATCGTCATCGGCGAGGGCGGGCCGGAGTGCCTCGCCAACGTCGAGCGCGCGCTGGTGGTGAAATGA